The sequence below is a genomic window from Phycisphaerales bacterium AB-hyl4.
GGCACCGCCATCACCCGCCTGACCCAATACCCCCCATCCCCACTCCCCCCCAACCCCTCCGCCAACCCCAACGTCACCTCCACCGCCCAGGGCAGCGCATCGCCCCGCTCCGTCGAATCCCAGTCATCTTCCCATTGCGACCCGTCGTAAAACCGAAACGTCAGCTCCACCACCTCCAACGCAAGCACCTGCTCGTACCCCTCGTCCACTACCGGCGCAAGCAGGTTGTCCGCCACCCGCCGCACCACCGCAGGCCGATCGGCCAACAACTCATTGCTCGGCTGCGACAGCGCCCACTCCACCCGCCGCACCCCCGCCGTCCGCGCTTCGCCCGCCGTACCCGCCGTCGTGTAAAACACCAGCGCACGCTCCCCCGCACCCCGCGCCACCGAGGCATCCAACGACACGAACTCCGCCGCCAGGTACCCGCCCGGCCGAACCGCGCCGCGCAAGTCCGCACGCAGCTGCTCCAGCACCACCTCCGCCGTCCGCGGCGGCCCCACCACCCGCTCCGACCGCCGATGCGCATCAAACGCCGCCGCCAACGACCAGTACACCGCGCCGATCAGCAACGTCGACAACGACAGCGCCAGCAGCACCTCAATCAGCGTAAACGCGCTCGTCTGCCGGGCTCTCAGCGTCATCACTCCTCGATACTTGTGTCCACCAGCGTCGCCAACCGCAGCGCCTGCGCCTGTCCCCGCCGTTCCCAAGTCACCACCACC
It includes:
- a CDS encoding type II secretion system protein GspJ; the encoded protein is MTLRARQTSAFTLIEVLLALSLSTLLIGAVYWSLAAAFDAHRRSERVVGPPRTAEVVLEQLRADLRGAVRPGGYLAAEFVSLDASVARGAGERALVFYTTAGTAGEARTAGVRRVEWALSQPSNELLADRPAVVRRVADNLLAPVVDEGYEQVLALEVVELTFRFYDGSQWEDDWDSTERGDALPWAVEVTLGLAEGLGGSGDGGYWVRRVMAVPGARAEDEGGGIRR